A region from the Lolium perenne isolate Kyuss_39 chromosome 4, Kyuss_2.0, whole genome shotgun sequence genome encodes:
- the LOC127293137 gene encoding cortical cell-delineating protein, with the protein MASKFPACFPALFLALNLLLVAGVRGQSPSTGGNPCPTNALADLKVCADVLVLLKLKINVPANQQCCPMIGQLVKLDVAACLCAAIKLSVIGIPINLPLDVPLVLNYCGRNASAAGANCS; encoded by the coding sequence ATGGCCTCCAAATTCCCAGCTTGTTTCCCGGCGCTCTTCCTGGCGCTGAACCTCCTCCTGGTCGCTGGCGTCCGCGGCCAGAGCCCGTCGACCGGCGGAAACCCGTGCCCGACCAACGCGCTGGCGGACCTCAAGGTGTGCGCCGACGTGCTGgtgctgctcaagctcaagattaacGTGCCGGCAAACCAGCAGTGCTGCCCCATGATCGGGCAGCTCGTCAAGCTCGACGTCGCCGCCTGCCTCTGCGCCGCCATCAAGCTCAGCGTCATCGGCATCCCCATCAACCTGCCGCTCGACGTGCCACTCGTCCTTAACTACTGCGGCCGCAACGCGTCCGCCGCCGGGGCCAACTGCTCGTGA
- the LOC127293138 gene encoding cytochrome c oxidase assembly protein COX11, mitochondrial → MPPLPRLLHRHLALPLARRHSPLHPWPPAADAVLSRGLASSSSSAAAAAAAGREKSSRRTLGYLLGVAAAMVGASYAAVPLYRRFCQATGYGGTVQRRESVEEKISRHTRQGTTPQREIIIQFNADVADGMPWKFIPTQREVKVKPGESALAFYTAENRSSAPITGVSTYNVAPMKAAIYFNKIQCFCFEEQTLLPGEQIDMPVFFYIDPEFETDPKMDGVNNIVLSYTFFKVKE, encoded by the exons ATGCCTCCGCTCCCGAGgctcctccaccgccacctcgccCTCCCGCTGGCCCGCCGCCACTCCCCTCTCCATCCGTGGCCGCCCGCGGCCGACGCCGTCCTCTCTCGCGGgctcgcctcctcctcctcctccgccgccgccgccgccgcggccggcCGGGAGAAGAGCTCTAGGAGGACCCTGGGGTACCTGCTCGGCGTGGCGGCCGCTATGGTCGGCGCCTCCTACGCCGCCGTCCCGCTCTACCGCCGGTTCTGCCAGGCTACCGGATACGGCGGCACCGTTCAGCGCCGCGAG agtgtagaggaGAAGATCTCCCGGCATACTCGACAAGGAACCACACCACAAAG AGAGATAATTATCCAATTTAATGCTGATGTTGCTGATGGAATGCCTTGGAAGTTCATTCCTACACAGCGAGAG GTGAAGGTTAAACCTGGTGAAAGTGCTCTTGCTTTTTATACTGCTGAGAACCGCAGTTCAGCTCCAATTACTGGTGTGTCCACGTATAATGTTGCTCCAATGAAG GCTGCCATCTACTTCAATAAAATACAGTGTTTCTGCTTTGAGGAGCAAACACTTCTTCCAGGGGAGCAGATTGACATGCCG GTATTCTTCTACATTGATCCTGAGTTTGAGACAGACCCCAAAATGGACGGGGTAAACAACATAGTTCTTTCCTATACATTCTTCAAGGTGAAAGAGTAG